From the Saccharomonospora marina XMU15 genome, the window GCGGCTGGAGGCCTGCCAGTCACCGGTGTGGGACACCGCACTGGCCCTGACCGCGTTGCTGGACTCGGGACTGTCCACCGACGACCCCGCCCTGCTGCGCGCCGCCGACTGGATCATGCGGGAGGAGATCCGCACCGACGGCGACTGGCGGGTGCGCAGGCCACGGCTGGAGCCCTCGGGCTGGGCGTTCGAGTTCGCCAACGACAACTATCCCGACACCGACGACACGGCCGAGGTCGTGCTCGCCATGAACCGGATCGATCACCCGCAACCGCGGCGGCTGGCGAGCGTGCTGGAGCGGGCCACCGCGTGGGTGGCCGGGATGCAGTCGGCGGACGGCGGCTGGGGCGCCTTCGACGCCGACAACACCCAGACGCTGTGCGAGAAGTTGCCGTTCTGCGATTTCGGCGCGGTGATCGACCCACCTTCGGCCGACGTCACCGCCCATGTCGTGGAGATGCTCGCGGCCAGGGGACTGGCCGACTCCGAGCCGGTGAGGCGCGGGGTGCGCTGGCTGCTGGACAACCAGGAAGCCGACGGGTCCTGGTTCGGCCGGTGGGGCGCCAACTACGTGTACGGCACCGGTGCGGTGGTACCCGCCTTAGTGGCGTGCGGTCTGCCCCGGACGCACAAGGCGGTCCGCGCCGCGATCGGCTGGCTCGTGGCGCACCAGAACGCCGACGGCGGCTGGGGTGAGGACCTGCGCTCCTACGTCGACAAGTCATGGATCGGGAAGGGAACGTCCACGGCGTCGCAGACGGCCTGGGCGCTGCTCGCCATGCTCGCCGCCGGGGAGCGCGGGCAGGCGGTGCGGCGTGGTGTCGACTGGCTGGCACGCACCCAGCGAGCCGACGGAGGTTGGGACGAACCACAGTTCACCGGCGTCGGGTTCCCCGGCGACTTCTACATCAACTACCACCTGTACCGGCTCGTCTTCCCGCTGACCGCGCTCGGCCGATACGTGGAGGTGACCAGGCATGAGCACACCGGATGACGACATGGTGGTGGTGTCGCCGCTGATGCTCGAGGCCAGCAGCGTCCGGCGTGGCCTCGGTGGCGGCTGCGTGGTGCGGGCGGGGCCACACGCCCGGCGGTCCGGTCGGGTGGACGCCGCGCTGCGCAAACACCCGCGGGCTTCGGTGGCCGTCGCGGGCGTCGCGGGGGCGCTGGTCGACGACCTACGACCGGGTGACGTCGTGGTGGCCGACGAGGTCAGGTCCGCACAGGGCACCCACCACTGCCGCTCGGCGCCGCTGCTCGCGTCCGCACTGCGCAAGCAGGGGCTGCGGGTGCGGATCGGCCCGATCGTCGAGACCGACCACGTGGTGTGGCAGCCGGAAGGCGCCCGGCTAGCGGCTGACGGTGCGATCGCAGTCGACATGGAATCCGCGCGGCTGCTCGACCTGATCGGCTCGCGGCCCGCCGCGGTGGTCCGGTCGGTTGTGGACACGCCGAGCCGGTCGCTGCTGCACCCGGCGACGGTCCCCGGTGGCATCGCCGCACTGTCCTCGCTGCGCGCGATGGGCCCGGCACTGCACAGGTGGGCGGCGGCCACCGGCGACCGCAAGGTGTTGCTGGCAGGCCCGCGTTCGTTCTGCGCCGGGGTGGAGCGCGCCGTGGAGATCGTCGAGCGGCTGCTGCGGCGACACGATCCACCCATCTACGTCCGCAAGCAGATCGTGCACAACTCCCGTGTCGTCGGCGAACTCGAGCAGCGAGGCGCGGTGTTCGTCGACGAACTCGACGAGGTGCCCGAGAACGCGACGGTGGTGTTCTCCGCGCACGGTGTCTCACCAGCCGTGCGAGATGCTGCCAAGCAGCGCAACCTCGACGTCGTCGACGCCACCTGCCCACTGGTGTCCAAGGTGCACGGTGAGGCCCGGCGGTTCGCCCGCGACGGCGACACCGTGTTCCTCATCGGCCATGCCGGTCACGAGGAAGTGGAGGGGACACTCGGTGAGGCTCCTGAGCGGACCGTGCTCGTGCAGAGCGCGGACGAGGTCGCCGACATCGAGGTGGAGAATCCCGAGCGGGTGTCCTACCTGATGCAGACCACCCTCGCGCTGGACGAGGCCGAGGGTGTGGCCAAGGCACTGCGCGAGCGGTTCCCCGCGTTGCGGGGCCCCGGCTCCGAGGACATCTGCTACGCCACCACCAACCGGCAGGACGCCGTACGGGTGGTGGCCAGGGAGTCCGATGTGGTGCTCGTGGCCGGATCGGCCAACTCCTCGAACTCGCGGCGACTGGTTGAGGTGGCGCAACGAGAAGGGGCCGAGGCGCATCTCGTCGACAACGTGCACGAGATCGACATCGACTGGCTGGCAGGCGCGAGAACGGTGGGGTTGTCCGCGGGTGCCTCCGCACCGACGGTTCTCGTGGACGAGATCGTCGACGCGCTGTCCGGTCTCGGGGCCGTGGATGTCTCCGAGCGAACCACCGCCACCGAAACCGTGAACTTCAGCCTTCCCAAGGAGGTGCGGCACCGATGAACATGCCGTTGCACCAGAGTCTTCGTATCGCACGCTACCTGCTGGCGCAGAAGCTGAAGAGGCGCGAGAAGTTCCCGCTCATCGTGGAGTTGGAGCCGCTGTTCGCCTGCAACCTCGGCTGCCCGGGTTGCGGCAAGATCCAGCATCCCGCGAGCGTGCTCAAGCAGCGAATGCCGGTGGAACAGGCGGTTGGCGCGATCGAGGAGTGCGGTGCTCCGATGGTGTCCATCGCGGGCGGTGAGCCGCTGATGCACCCCGACATCGACAAGATCGTCAACGAGTTGGTCAAACGCAAGAAGTACGTCTTCCTGTGCACCAATGCCGCACTGCTGCGGCGCAAGATCGACAAGCTGGATCTGAAGCCGTCCAAGTACTTCGCCTTCGCCGTGCACGTGGACGGGCTGCGTGAGCGGCACGACGCCGCTGTGGACAAGGAAGGCGTGTTCGACGAGGTGGTGGCGGCCGTGCGGGAACTGAAGCGACGCGGTTTCCGGGTGACGACCAACACGACCGTGTTCAACACCGACACCCCGCAGACCGTCATCGAACTGCTCGACTACCTCAACGACGATCTCCAGGTCGACGAGATGATGATCTCGCCGGCGTACGCCTACGAGAAGGCGCCCGACCAGGAACACTTTCTCGGGGTGCAGGAGACCCGGGAACTGTTCCGCAAGTCCTTCGCCAACGGCAACCGCAAGCGCTGGCGGCTCAACCACTCGCCGCTGTTCCTGGACTTCCTCGAGGGCAAGGTCGACTTCGAGTGCACGGCGTGGGGCATCCCGTCGTACTCGCTGTTCGGGTGGCAGAAGCCCTGCTACCTGATGAGTGACGGCTACACCCAGACCTACCGCGAGCTGGTCGAGACCACGGAGTGGGAGAAGTACGGCAGGGGACGGGATCCGCGCTGCGCCAACTGCATGGCGCACTGCGGGTACGAACCGACGGCGGTGCTGGCCACGCTGGGCTCGCTGAAGGAGTCCGTGCGCGCAGCCCGTGGGCTCTGATCCGGCCGGCCTGCGCCCGCACTCACCGAAGGTGGATCAGCCGAAGCGGCGCTGCAGCGCGTCGGTGAGTGTGGGCGCGAGACCGCGCAGCCGGGCGGGCAACCGCAGCCAGGCAGGCACGAACACCTCCGCCCTACCACGTTCGACGGCCCGCACCAGTGCGCGCGCGACCGCGGACGCGGGGACCGGGCGAGGGGAGCGCCGCCGGTAGGGCACACCCCTGCGGTCGAAGAACGACGTGTCCACCACCCCCGGCACCACGACCGTCACGCCGACGCCGCGTGCCGCGACCTCCTGGCGCACACTGGCGGCCAGCACGTTCAGGCCCGCCTTGGTCGCGGAGTACACGGCCTCCTCGGCCACACCCATGCTGCCCGCGATCGACGACACCAGCACGATGTGCCCGCCGCCACGGCGCAGCATTCCCGGCAACGCCGCCCGCACCAGCTGTGCGGGCGCGAGCAGGTTGACCCGCACCAGCCGGTCGATGTCGTCGGGCGGCATGTCCGCGAGCCCGCCCGCCCAGCCGATCCCGGCGTTACACACCAGCAGGTCCACGCCACCCGACTGTTCGAGCACCCTGTCGGCGACACCGGCTTCGGCGAGATCGGCCACGCAGGCGCGGCCGCCGGTGCGGTCGGCCACCTCGGCCAGTGCCGCGGCGTCCCTGCCGACCAACACCAGCCCGCAGCCCTTGTCGGCGAGCAGTTCGGCGGTCGCCGCACCGATGCCCGACGAGCCGCCGGTGATCACCGCCTTCGTACCAGGTCCGATCATGCCGCCTCCCTGCTTCGTGCCGCCCGCACCGTGAACGGTGCTCGCCTGCTCAACACCGCGATACCGGCGATGACCACAGCCAGGCCGATTACCTGGCCTGCCACCGCCGGCGGCTCACCGCGTAGCGTTTCGCCCAGCCACAACGCCCCGATGCCGATGCTCACCAGCGGATCGAGGGCGACGATCACCGCGAGCGCGGGCGAGAGCGCCACGCCGACACGGAAGGCGTTCTGGCTGAGCACGAACCCGGTCACGCCGCACACCACGACAGCGTAGAAGTGCCATCCGGCCAGCAGCGCCAACACGCCGTGGCGCAGGTCGGCCGCGGCGAGTTTGGCCAGCCCGGCGGTAACCCCGTACAGCACTCCCGTCGCGGTGGCCAGCGCGAGCACCTTCACCCGACCCGGGTAGTGCGCGGCGACGCCAAGGCTCGCGGCGATGATCGCCGCCAGCCCGGCCGCCAGCGGCAGCACCTCCGGCAGCGTCAGCGTGCCCGCACCCGGCTGCGGCCGCGCGAGCAGGAAGAAGACCGCCAGACCGGCCACACACAACCCCGAGCCCAGCAGCGCGGCGCGGTCCGGCCGTTGCCGTCGCATGGCGCTGCTGCACAGCACCGCGAACACCAGCGACGTCACCAGCAGCGGCTGCACCAGCACCAGCGGCGCGGTGCTCAGCGCCAGCCACTGCAGCACGATTCCCAGGCCGTTGGCGAGTAGCGAGGCAAGCCACAGCGGCTGCCGCAGCAGTGTGAACACCAACCCCCACTGCACCGTGGCCGCTCCCGGCACGCGGCGCGCCGCGCGGTGTTGCAGCGCGCTGGTCAGTCCGAACGCGGCTGCGGCGAGTACCGCGGCGGGTACGGCGACCCACAACAGCGTGCCGGAGTCGCTCATCGGGCCCCGGGATCACCGGCCAGGTCGCGCAGTGCCGCGTCCATGTGCTTGCCGACGCCCTCGACGAGCGGCGCGAGGGAGGGTGTCGTGGTGAAGGACAGCGTGATCCACCGACCCCAGGTCAGCGCACCCCACGCCAGCCCCGTTCCGGGCGCGAGCGCGAGCACCGGGTAGGCGGCGGACAACTCCGCCCCGTGCCAGTGCACCTTCCTGCGTGGCCCCGGCATCACCGTTGCGATCGCGTTGAACCACTCCCGCCGGTACGCCCACCGCGCCGCCACGGCGTGCACGCGAGGTGGCAGCTTGCCCAGCAGGCGCACCACCGTGTGAGCGGCCTCGGGCACGCCGGTCGCCGTGCGTTCCCGCAGTGCCCGCGCCACCAGTTCCACCCGCCGCGAAAGTGGCATCGAGCCGACCGGCAGATCCACCGACACGGCCCCGGTGTGGTTGCCCGCCGCGCGCAGGTTCTCGGTGCCGCGCAGCGACCACGGCACCATCAGCCGGAACTTTTCCGGCTGCCACGGTTGCGGGTTGTCGTGCAGTGCCTCGGAGAACAGCGCCAGCAGCAGTTCGGTGGGGCTCACCCCGAGCGAGCGGGCGGCGGCACGGACCTGCTTGCCGGGAAGCCGCAGCAGTTCGTGCCGCCGCAGGGGGGTGCGGATGTGCCCGTCCAGCGGTGTCGCGGGCGCGCGCCCCGCACGCGCCAGTCGCCACAGCCCCCGGGCCAACAGCCTCGGGTCGGCGCGTACCCCGGTGTCACGCAGCGGTGCCGCCGGCTTGCTCGCCCACGACAGCGTCGCCGCGTCGTCGGTGCGGGACAGCAGTGCCTGCAGCAGCGTGATGCCGTCAGCGAGCGCGTGGTGCACCTTCACCAGCACCGCCCTGCGCCCGCCGGGAAGCCCGCTGACGAGGCGAGCCGCGCCCACGGCCCGCCGATGATCCAGCGGCTCCGAGAAGAACCGGTCCACCTCGGCGGCGAGGTCGTCGCTGCTCACCTCGTCGGCGAGATCGCGAGGGTCGCGCGCACCCCCGGTCCAG encodes:
- the shc gene encoding squalene--hopene cyclase; this encodes MSEVRTDAAPDSRVLETVQRARSYLLSLQHEEGWWKGELETNVTMDAEDLLLRRFIGVDDEQTTAEAARWIRSCQRDDGTWANFHDGPADLSTTVEAYTALRLAGDPAEAPHLRRAREYILDSGGLEATRVFTRIWLAMFGEWSWNDLPVLPPELMLLPEWFPLNIYDWACWARQTVVPLTIVGSARPSRELGVSVRELRTGRRNRGPDSWLSWAGAFHGLDAVLHRLEKFPVKPLRGFALAKAERWILDRQESDGGWGGIQPPWVYSILALNLRGYSVEHPAIRKALDGLEGFTIREHTDEGWVRRLEACQSPVWDTALALTALLDSGLSTDDPALLRAADWIMREEIRTDGDWRVRRPRLEPSGWAFEFANDNYPDTDDTAEVVLAMNRIDHPQPRRLASVLERATAWVAGMQSADGGWGAFDADNTQTLCEKLPFCDFGAVIDPPSADVTAHVVEMLAARGLADSEPVRRGVRWLLDNQEADGSWFGRWGANYVYGTGAVVPALVACGLPRTHKAVRAAIGWLVAHQNADGGWGEDLRSYVDKSWIGKGTSTASQTAWALLAMLAAGERGQAVRRGVDWLARTQRADGGWDEPQFTGVGFPGDFYINYHLYRLVFPLTALGRYVEVTRHEHTG
- a CDS encoding 4-hydroxy-3-methylbut-2-enyl diphosphate reductase, translating into MSTPDDDMVVVSPLMLEASSVRRGLGGGCVVRAGPHARRSGRVDAALRKHPRASVAVAGVAGALVDDLRPGDVVVADEVRSAQGTHHCRSAPLLASALRKQGLRVRIGPIVETDHVVWQPEGARLAADGAIAVDMESARLLDLIGSRPAAVVRSVVDTPSRSLLHPATVPGGIAALSSLRAMGPALHRWAAATGDRKVLLAGPRSFCAGVERAVEIVERLLRRHDPPIYVRKQIVHNSRVVGELEQRGAVFVDELDEVPENATVVFSAHGVSPAVRDAAKQRNLDVVDATCPLVSKVHGEARRFARDGDTVFLIGHAGHEEVEGTLGEAPERTVLVQSADEVADIEVENPERVSYLMQTTLALDEAEGVAKALRERFPALRGPGSEDICYATTNRQDAVRVVARESDVVLVAGSANSSNSRRLVEVAQREGAEAHLVDNVHEIDIDWLAGARTVGLSAGASAPTVLVDEIVDALSGLGAVDVSERTTATETVNFSLPKEVRHR
- the hpnH gene encoding adenosyl-hopene transferase HpnH, which translates into the protein MNMPLHQSLRIARYLLAQKLKRREKFPLIVELEPLFACNLGCPGCGKIQHPASVLKQRMPVEQAVGAIEECGAPMVSIAGGEPLMHPDIDKIVNELVKRKKYVFLCTNAALLRRKIDKLDLKPSKYFAFAVHVDGLRERHDAAVDKEGVFDEVVAAVRELKRRGFRVTTNTTVFNTDTPQTVIELLDYLNDDLQVDEMMISPAYAYEKAPDQEHFLGVQETRELFRKSFANGNRKRWRLNHSPLFLDFLEGKVDFECTAWGIPSYSLFGWQKPCYLMSDGYTQTYRELVETTEWEKYGRGRDPRCANCMAHCGYEPTAVLATLGSLKESVRAARGL
- a CDS encoding SDR family NAD(P)-dependent oxidoreductase; amino-acid sequence: MIGPGTKAVITGGSSGIGAATAELLADKGCGLVLVGRDAAALAEVADRTGGRACVADLAEAGVADRVLEQSGGVDLLVCNAGIGWAGGLADMPPDDIDRLVRVNLLAPAQLVRAALPGMLRRGGGHIVLVSSIAGSMGVAEEAVYSATKAGLNVLAASVRQEVAARGVGVTVVVPGVVDTSFFDRRGVPYRRRSPRPVPASAVARALVRAVERGRAEVFVPAWLRLPARLRGLAPTLTDALQRRFG
- a CDS encoding DMT family transporter, encoding MSDSGTLLWVAVPAAVLAAAAFGLTSALQHRAARRVPGAATVQWGLVFTLLRQPLWLASLLANGLGIVLQWLALSTAPLVLVQPLLVTSLVFAVLCSSAMRRQRPDRAALLGSGLCVAGLAVFFLLARPQPGAGTLTLPEVLPLAAGLAAIIAASLGVAAHYPGRVKVLALATATGVLYGVTAGLAKLAAADLRHGVLALLAGWHFYAVVVCGVTGFVLSQNAFRVGVALSPALAVIVALDPLVSIGIGALWLGETLRGEPPAVAGQVIGLAVVIAGIAVLSRRAPFTVRAARSREAA